A single region of the Salvia miltiorrhiza cultivar Shanhuang (shh) chromosome 8, IMPLAD_Smil_shh, whole genome shotgun sequence genome encodes:
- the LOC131001160 gene encoding FCS-Like Zinc finger 8-like isoform X2 produces the protein MADYTSLQSPKENYRQPLSSIFTSPRLFTSFVSKGSLETESLTSPTSIMDTKPFCVLKNPFKSETNSPKPECKNHWDKLEWRGVSLGLIDALIDENSQSNVSKHDSRMVLFGSQLRIHVPPLPPSVASPTDSPKSPCDFGIKTRHSHVGSPSPSPSTNFRRSPFGSINSGGLSSLSASEMELSEDYTCVISYGPNPRTTHIFDDCIVESCCGVVKFSESRKENAFFSMNHSMSYPSESFLSFCYSCKKNLGQGKDIYMYSGVVFAGVRRHSAAANAGARR, from the exons ATGGCAGATTATACCTCTCTGCAATCCCCAAAGGAAAATTACAGACAGCCCCTTTCCTCAATTTTCACTTCACCTAGGTTGTTCACTAGTTTTGTCTCAAAGGGCTCTCTTGAAACTGAATCTTTAACTAGCCCCACTTCAATCATGGATACCAAACCATTTTGTGTTCTAAAAAACCCCTTTAAGTCTGAGACAAACTCCCCAAAACCAGAATGCAAGAATCATTGGGATAAATTGGAGTGGAGAGGGGTTAGCCTTGGGCTTATAGATGCCCTAATTGATGAGAATTCGCAGTCGAATGTATCGAAGCACGATAGCCGGATGGTCCTCTTTGGATCACAGTTGAGGATTCATGTTCCTCCCCTGCCACCCTCTGTAGCTTCCCCTACCGACTCACCCAAATCCCCCTGTGATTTTGGGATCAAAACTAGGCATTCTCATGTGGGGTcgccctccccctccccctccactAATTTCAGGAGATCCCCCTTTGGCTCCATCAATTCGGGTGGTTTAAGTAGTCTCTCTGCTAGTGAGATGGAGCTCTCCGAGGACTATACATGTGTTATATCTTATGGCCCAAATCCAAGAACTACACACATATTTGATGATTGCATCGTTGAGAGCTGTTGTGGGGTTGTCAAGTTCTCAGAGTCGAGAAAGGAAAATGCCTTCTTTTCCATGAATCACTCCATGAGTTACCCCTCTGAGAGTTTCCTTAGCTTCTGCTATAGTTGCAAGAAGAACCTTGGACAAGGGAAGGATATATACATGTACAG TGGTGTTGTGTTTGCAGGGGTGAGAAGGCATTCTGCAGCAGCGAATGCCGGTGCAAGGAGATGA
- the LOC131001160 gene encoding FCS-Like Zinc finger 8-like isoform X1, whose protein sequence is MADYTSLQSPKENYRQPLSSIFTSPRLFTSFVSKGSLETESLTSPTSIMDTKPFCVLKNPFKSETNSPKPECKNHWDKLEWRGVSLGLIDALIDENSQSNVSKHDSRMVLFGSQLRIHVPPLPPSVASPTDSPKSPCDFGIKTRHSHVGSPSPSPSTNFRRSPFGSINSGGLSSLSASEMELSEDYTCVISYGPNPRTTHIFDDCIVESCCGVVKFSESRKENAFFSMNHSMSYPSESFLSFCYSCKKNLGQGKDIYMYRGEKAFCSSECRCKEMMLEEEEEGEGSDTCDSDHNMYATSS, encoded by the exons ATGGCAGATTATACCTCTCTGCAATCCCCAAAGGAAAATTACAGACAGCCCCTTTCCTCAATTTTCACTTCACCTAGGTTGTTCACTAGTTTTGTCTCAAAGGGCTCTCTTGAAACTGAATCTTTAACTAGCCCCACTTCAATCATGGATACCAAACCATTTTGTGTTCTAAAAAACCCCTTTAAGTCTGAGACAAACTCCCCAAAACCAGAATGCAAGAATCATTGGGATAAATTGGAGTGGAGAGGGGTTAGCCTTGGGCTTATAGATGCCCTAATTGATGAGAATTCGCAGTCGAATGTATCGAAGCACGATAGCCGGATGGTCCTCTTTGGATCACAGTTGAGGATTCATGTTCCTCCCCTGCCACCCTCTGTAGCTTCCCCTACCGACTCACCCAAATCCCCCTGTGATTTTGGGATCAAAACTAGGCATTCTCATGTGGGGTcgccctccccctccccctccactAATTTCAGGAGATCCCCCTTTGGCTCCATCAATTCGGGTGGTTTAAGTAGTCTCTCTGCTAGTGAGATGGAGCTCTCCGAGGACTATACATGTGTTATATCTTATGGCCCAAATCCAAGAACTACACACATATTTGATGATTGCATCGTTGAGAGCTGTTGTGGGGTTGTCAAGTTCTCAGAGTCGAGAAAGGAAAATGCCTTCTTTTCCATGAATCACTCCATGAGTTACCCCTCTGAGAGTTTCCTTAGCTTCTGCTATAGTTGCAAGAAGAACCTTGGACAAGGGAAGGATATATACATGTACAG GGGTGAGAAGGCATTCTGCAGCAGCGAATGCCGGTGCAAGGAGATGATGcttgaggaggaggaggagggtgAGGGGTCGGACACTTGTGATTCCGACCACAACATGTATGCTACTTCTTCGTAA
- the LOC131001159 gene encoding folate-biopterin transporter 1, chloroplastic-like isoform X1, which yields MATRTLSSTQFPILPSPPFLSLSPRLGHSYRKPPPAASIIRRRFRLKPPPDSAIYIRRDSDSDSEPLLDSRFGEGDVITSTADKDVTSSSKASLYKKGNPTNSIGLFGVDLTADNIAVAMVYFVQGVLGLSRLAVNFYLKDDLHLDPSETAIIFGVSSLPWLVKPLYGFISDSFPLFGYRRRSYLVISGLLGALSWSLMATLVDSKYDVAFCILLGSLSVAFSDVVVDSMVVERARGESQSMSGSLQSLCWGSSAFGSIISSYFSGSLVGAYGVRFVFGLTALLPLITSAVAVLVREEPVLGLVTVQNLSPDSSNFLESSKNTITQLWTAVKQPNVLLPTLFIFLWQATPQSDSAMFYFTTNRLGFTPEFLGRVKLVTSIASLAGVGLYNGFLKRVPLQKIFLMTTLIGSALGLTQVLLVTGLNRQFGISDEWFAIGDSLVLTVLGQVSFMPVLVLAARICPEGMEATLFATLMSVSNCGSVLGGLIGAGLTQLLGVTKDEFSNLASLIILCNLSSLLPLPLLGLLPQDVSGIDSNENADVETKSN from the exons ATGGCAACGAGAACGTTGAGCTCCACTCAGTTCCCAATCTTACCCTCGCCACCCTTTCTATCCCTCTCTCCACGCCTCGGTCACTCCTACCGCAAACCGCCGCCCGCCGCCTCCATCATCCGCCGCAGGTTCCGGCTGAAACCACCTCCTGATTCAGCCATATATATCCGGCGTGACTCCGACTCCGACTCCGAGCCGTTGTTAGATTCCAGATTTG GGGAGGGAGATGTGATAACGAGCACTGCAGATAAAGATGTCACATCATCGAGCAAAGCATCCTTGTACAAGAAAGGAAATCCCACCAACTCCATTGGATTGTTTGGGGTCGACTTAACTGCGGATAACATTGCCGTTGCTATGGTATATTTCGTGCAAGGTGTTTTGGGACTTTCCAGGCTTGCCGTCAATTTCTACCTGAAGGATGACCTGCATTTAGACCCTTCAGAG ACAGCTATTATATTTGGTGTCTCATCATTACCTTGGCTTGTTAAGCCCCTGTATGGATTCATCAG TGATTCATTCCCTCTCTTTGGCTACCGAAGAAGGTCATATTTGGTTATCTCAGgactcttgggtgccctctcaTGGAGTTTGATGGCAACCTTGGTTGATAGCAAATACGATGTTGCATTCTGCATACTTCTGGGATCTCTTTCTGTAGCATTTTCAGATGTA GTTGTGGACTCGATGGTTGTAGAGAGAGCTCGAGGTGAATCACAAAGCATGTCCGGATCCCTTCAGTCGCTCTGCTGGGGATCATCAGCATTTGGTAGTATTATAAGTTCCTACTTCAGTGGATCTTTGGTGGGTGCTTACGGTGTGAG GTTTGTATTTGGATTAACGGCTTTGCTTCCACTAATAACATCTGCCGTTGCTGTCCTTGTGAGAGAGGAGCCAGTGCTTGGCCTGGTAACAGTGCAGAATCTCTCACCAGATAGTTCTAACTTTCTCGAAAGCTCAAAGAACACCATCACACAGTTGTGGACTGCTGTGAAGCAGCCTAACGTATTGCTTCCCACTCTGTTCATTTTCCTATGGCAAGCAACACCTCAATCTGATTCTGCCATGTTTTATTTCAC AACGAATAGGCTTGGTTTTACTCCAGAGTTTCTGGGACGCGTGAAGCTTGTGACTTCCATTGCATCATTAGCTGGTGTTGGACTCTACAATGGCTTCTTGAAAAGAGTCCCTCTGCAGAAGATATTTCTCATGACTACTCTCATTGGCTCAGCTCTTGGACTAACTCAA GTTCTACTAGTCACTGGATTGAACCGGCAGTTTGGTATAAGCGACGAGTGGTTTGCAATTGGCGACTCATTGGTACTAACTGTTCTTGGTCAG GTATCATTCATGCCTGTTCTCGTATTAGCAGCAAGAATCTGCCCTGAGGGCATGGAGGCTACTCTATTTGCAACGCTCATGTCCGTATCAAACTGTGGCAGCGTCCTTGGTGGTTTGATTGGAGCTGGACTAACTCAGCTCCTTGGCGTCACGAAAGATGAGTTCTCAAATTTAGCTTCTCTGATTATTCTTTGCAATCTGAGTTCATTGCTACCTTTGCCTCTACTTGGCCTCCTCCCTCAAGATGTATCTGGTATCGATTCTAACGAGAATGCTGATGTTGAAACGAAGTCGAACTGA
- the LOC131001159 gene encoding folate-biopterin transporter 1, chloroplastic-like isoform X2: protein MVYFVQGVLGLSRLAVNFYLKDDLHLDPSETAIIFGVSSLPWLVKPLYGFISDSFPLFGYRRRSYLVISGLLGALSWSLMATLVDSKYDVAFCILLGSLSVAFSDVVVDSMVVERARGESQSMSGSLQSLCWGSSAFGSIISSYFSGSLVGAYGVRFVFGLTALLPLITSAVAVLVREEPVLGLVTVQNLSPDSSNFLESSKNTITQLWTAVKQPNVLLPTLFIFLWQATPQSDSAMFYFTTNRLGFTPEFLGRVKLVTSIASLAGVGLYNGFLKRVPLQKIFLMTTLIGSALGLTQVLLVTGLNRQFGISDEWFAIGDSLVLTVLGQVSFMPVLVLAARICPEGMEATLFATLMSVSNCGSVLGGLIGAGLTQLLGVTKDEFSNLASLIILCNLSSLLPLPLLGLLPQDVSGIDSNENADVETKSN from the exons ATGGTATATTTCGTGCAAGGTGTTTTGGGACTTTCCAGGCTTGCCGTCAATTTCTACCTGAAGGATGACCTGCATTTAGACCCTTCAGAG ACAGCTATTATATTTGGTGTCTCATCATTACCTTGGCTTGTTAAGCCCCTGTATGGATTCATCAG TGATTCATTCCCTCTCTTTGGCTACCGAAGAAGGTCATATTTGGTTATCTCAGgactcttgggtgccctctcaTGGAGTTTGATGGCAACCTTGGTTGATAGCAAATACGATGTTGCATTCTGCATACTTCTGGGATCTCTTTCTGTAGCATTTTCAGATGTA GTTGTGGACTCGATGGTTGTAGAGAGAGCTCGAGGTGAATCACAAAGCATGTCCGGATCCCTTCAGTCGCTCTGCTGGGGATCATCAGCATTTGGTAGTATTATAAGTTCCTACTTCAGTGGATCTTTGGTGGGTGCTTACGGTGTGAG GTTTGTATTTGGATTAACGGCTTTGCTTCCACTAATAACATCTGCCGTTGCTGTCCTTGTGAGAGAGGAGCCAGTGCTTGGCCTGGTAACAGTGCAGAATCTCTCACCAGATAGTTCTAACTTTCTCGAAAGCTCAAAGAACACCATCACACAGTTGTGGACTGCTGTGAAGCAGCCTAACGTATTGCTTCCCACTCTGTTCATTTTCCTATGGCAAGCAACACCTCAATCTGATTCTGCCATGTTTTATTTCAC AACGAATAGGCTTGGTTTTACTCCAGAGTTTCTGGGACGCGTGAAGCTTGTGACTTCCATTGCATCATTAGCTGGTGTTGGACTCTACAATGGCTTCTTGAAAAGAGTCCCTCTGCAGAAGATATTTCTCATGACTACTCTCATTGGCTCAGCTCTTGGACTAACTCAA GTTCTACTAGTCACTGGATTGAACCGGCAGTTTGGTATAAGCGACGAGTGGTTTGCAATTGGCGACTCATTGGTACTAACTGTTCTTGGTCAG GTATCATTCATGCCTGTTCTCGTATTAGCAGCAAGAATCTGCCCTGAGGGCATGGAGGCTACTCTATTTGCAACGCTCATGTCCGTATCAAACTGTGGCAGCGTCCTTGGTGGTTTGATTGGAGCTGGACTAACTCAGCTCCTTGGCGTCACGAAAGATGAGTTCTCAAATTTAGCTTCTCTGATTATTCTTTGCAATCTGAGTTCATTGCTACCTTTGCCTCTACTTGGCCTCCTCCCTCAAGATGTATCTGGTATCGATTCTAACGAGAATGCTGATGTTGAAACGAAGTCGAACTGA
- the LOC131001161 gene encoding uncharacterized protein LOC131001161, protein MEIESAKCECCGLKEDCTEEYIRAVKSRFQGKWLCGLCSEAVSDEVSRGKAHFGLEEAVKAHITFCRKYKSNPAVRVADGMRQILRRRSDLTSSSSSSSSSSSSSSSSSKTYSRSSSTSQVGFY, encoded by the coding sequence ATGGAGATCGAATCAGCAAAGTGCGAGTGCTGTGGGCTCAAGGAAGACTGCACAGAGGAGTACATTAGGGCAGTGAAATCGAGATTCCAAGGCAAATGGCTGTGCGGTCTGTGCTCAGAAGCAGTGAGTGATGAGGTTAGCAGAGGAAAGGCGCACTTCGGATTGGAGGAGGCTGTCAAGGCGCACATCACCTTTTGCCGCAAGTATAAATCAAATCCGGCAGTGCGCGTCGCCGACGGCATGAGGCAGATACTCAGGCGGAGGAGCGATCTCACTTCatcctcctcctcttcttcttcttcttcttcttcttcttcttcttcatccaaGACATATTCCAGATCATCAAGCACGTCGCAG